The sequence ATTTCCTCCTCCTACTACGATTGCAACTTCCACGCCTAAATCTTGTATCTCTTTAATACTTTGGCTTATTGAAGCAATAGTATTTGTATCTATGCCAAAACCTTTATCCCCAGCTAATGCTTCTCCACTCAATTTTAATATAATTCGTTTATATTTAGGCCTTTGCATTTTTCTCCTCCAATCATAAATAGTTTTCGTTAATTTTTAAATATCTTTTTTCTTAAAAAAGGAACACCATTGTGCTCCTTTTTTATTTTTATTCTTGGCTCAATTGTTTTTTTACTTCTTCAGCAAAATTTTCTGATTTCTTTTCCAATCCTTCTCCCATTTCATATCTAGTAAATCTTCGTATTTTTATGTTTTCACCCATTCTAGATATTTGTTCTTTTACAATATCCTCTATAGTTTTATCTGGATCTTTTACAAAAGGCTGCTCTAAAAGACATATTTCTTGATAATATTTTTTTATTCGCCCTTCTACCATTTTTCCCACGATATGTTCAGGTTTTCCTTCATTTAATGCTTGATTTTTTAAGATATTTTTTTCTTTTTCAATTACTTCTTCTGGCACTTCTTCTTTACTTATGTATAAAGGTTTCGCAGCAGCAATATGCATTGCAATATCTCTTACAAAAGATTTAAATTCTTCATTCTTTGCAACAAAATCTGTTTCACAATTAACCTCTACTAATACGCCTATTCTTCCACCAAGATGGATATAAGAATCTACAATCCCTTCCGTTGCTATTCTGCCTGATTTTTTAGTAGCTGCGGATAAACCTTTTTCTCTTAATAATTCCACAGCTTTTTCAATATTCCCCTCTGTTTCTTCTAAAGCTTTTTTACAATTTAACATTCCTGCACCCGTTTTTTCTCTCAATTCTTTAATTAGTGCACTACTAATCATTATATATCCCTCCTATAATTTACTTTCAATTTTACATTACTTAAATAGGGGAGAAAGAAAAGGTATTTCCTTTCACTTTCTCCCTTAAAAAAATTCTAATCTACATTATTTTCTTGATTCTCTATTTCAATTTCTTTCATAATTTCATTTTTACTATTATCTTCAATTGTTTGATCTTCAAACTGTTCTCCTTGTCTTCCTTCAATAATAGCATCTGCCATTTTTGATGTAAGCAATTTAACAGCGCGGATTGCATCATCGTTACCAGGTATCACATAATCTACTTCATCAGGGTCACAATTAGTGTCAACAATAGCAACAACTGGAATCCCTAATTTTTTTGCCTCTGAAATAGCATTTTTTTCCTTCTTAGGATCAATTATAAAAAGAGCCCCTGGTAAATCCTTCATATCACGAATTCCACCTAAAAACTTTTCTAACTTATCTCTTTCTGATTTTAATTTAATTACTTCTTTCTTAGGTAAGACATCAAATACTCCATCTTCTTCCATTTTTTCTAATTTGTATAATTTTTCAATGCTTTTACTAATTGTTTTAAAGTTAGTCAAAGTACCTCCTAACCATCTTTGATTAACATAAAACACACCTGCTCTTTTTGCCTCTGATTCTACAGATTCTTGAGCTTGTTTTTTAGTACCAACAAATAAAACATCTTTTCCTTCTTCTGCTAATTGTTTTAAAAAGTTGTAAGCTTCTTCTATTTTTTTTACAGTTTTTTGAAGATCAATAATATAAATCCCATTTCTTTCAGTAAAAATATACTCTGCCATTTTGGGATTCCATCTTCTTGTTTGGTGTCCAAAATGCACCCCTGCTTCTAATAATTGTTTCATTGAAATTAATGCCATTTACTGCACCTCCTTGGTTTTTCCCTCCATTTTCATCATATTTGCAATAAATCCTTTATTAATAAGGCACCTTATTGCAAATCAGAAAATGTGTGTGATATTATCACCTTAAAAAGTTTAACATATTTTAGTTTTTTTATCAATAATAAAATTATTTTACACTAAACAATTCTTTTATATTCAAATTTATTATGATTTACTAATTATTTTTTCTAATTCACCCAATAATTTGTCATTTAAAATCTTTATATAAGTTCCTTTCATACCTAATGATCTAGATTCAATAACTCCTGCACTTTCAAATTTTCTAAGAGCATTTACAATTACAGATCTTGTAATGCCAACTCGATCTGCAATTTTACTAGCTACTAATAATCCCTCTTCCCCATCTAATTCTTTAAAAATATGCTCTATTGCTTCTAATTCCGAATAAGATAGTGTATTAATCGCCATCTGAACAACAGCTTTTTTACGTGCATCTTCTTCCATTTCCTCACTTTTAACTCTAAGAATTTCCATACCTACAACTGTAGCACTATATTCAGCAAGAACCAAATCTTCTTCAGTAAATTCTTGATTAAATTTAGCTAGTACTAAAGTTCCTAAACGCTCTCCACCTCCATTAATAGGCACATAAGTTGCATATCGATTATCATATTTACATTTTTCATTATTATATACACATATAGGATTTTCATCACTAATATTTGCATCCGTTTGTCTAATACTTAATAATTTTTCATTAAACTTTTCTGGGAATTTTACTTGCTCATTATCTTCATTTAAAGTTTCATCACTAACTTCACATTCATAATTTTCAGTAAAAGCATAACCTAAAAGTTTACCTTTTCTACTAGCAATATATACATTCGCATCTAAAACTTCACTTAATATTTTTGCTAATTCCATAAAAGAAATCGCTTTACGATCGGTTAACTGATTATTTATTCTTCTTGTTTTTTCTAATAATGTTGCCATTCAGTTTCCTCCTCTTTATCTATTTTTAAATTTACTCAAATATTTATTTTTTACAATCTTAACAATCCTACCATATCTATAACATAGAATCAATGTGTAAATATTCAAATAAATTATATCTAAAAAAATTATATTTTACTGCTTTTTATTTTCTTCATAAGTACAATCTTTTTTTAAACAATAAACTTTCTTATTTTTCCCACTTCCTCTTTCTGCTACATTATTTCCACATATAGGGCATTTTTTTTCTGTAGGTTTATCCCATGTCATAAAATCACATTCTGGATAATTACTACATCCATAAAAAATTCTTCCTTTCTTACTTTTCTTTTCTATAATCCGACCTTTACATTTAGGACAGAAAGCTCCCGTTTCCTTTAAAATTGGTTTGGTATTTCTACATTCCGGAAAACCAGGACAAGCTAAAAATTTTCCAAACCTCCCATGTTTAATAACCATATTACGTCCACACTTTTCACATATAATATCTGTTTCCTCATCTTTTATTTCTATTTCTCCTATTTCTTTCTCAGCATACTCTAGAGTTTTTTCAAAAGGATAATAAAAATCTTTAATAATTTTATGCCAATCAACTTTTCCTTCTTCTATTAGATCTAATTTTTTTTCTAAATCAACTGTAAAATCAACATCTACAATATCTGTAAAATATTTTTTCATTAGATCAGTTACTAATTCCCCTAATTGAGTTGGAATAAAGTATTTTTTATCTTTTTGTACATATCCTCTTGATAAAATTGTAGAAATAGTAGGTGCATAAGTACTAGGCCGCCCAATTCCTAATTCTTCTAGTGTTTTTACTAAAGTTGCTTCTGTAAATCTTGATGGAGGTGATGTAAAATGCTGATTTTCTAGAAGTTTTTTAACATATAATTTTTCTCCTTCTTCAATAGACGGAAAAAGAATATCTTTTTCCTCTTTCTCTTCATCGCTTCCTTCTACATAAATTTTCATAAAACCTTGAAAAGCTAGTTGCGATCCAGATGATCTAAAAACATATTTTCCTGCTATAATATCAATAGATATTGTATTATATAAGGCTGGACCCATCTGACTTGCTACAAATCGTTCCCAAATTAATTTGTATAGCTTAAATTGGTCTCTAGACAAAGATTCTTTTATGCTATTTGGTAATCTATAAACCGATGATGGTCTGATTGCTTCATGAGCATCTTGAATTTTATTATTTTTTCCTTTTGCTTTTCTATCCTCTCCTACATATTCTTTCCCATATTCTTTTTGAATAAATTTATTACATTCTTCTCTTGCCTCTTTTGAAATTCTAGTGGAATCTGTACGAATATAAGTAATTAATCCTATATGTCCTTCATCTTTTATTTGAATGCCTTCATACAATTGTTGAGCAATATTCATAGTTTTTTTAGCAGTAAAGTTTAATTTTCTAGATGCTTCTTGTTGTAGACTACTAGTTGTAAAAGGCAATGGTGAATTTCTTTTCTTGGTACCTTTTTTTATTTTATCAACGATATATTCCTGTTTCTTTAAATATTGTATAATTTCTTGCACCTCTTTTTTATTTTTTAGTGCCAATTTTTTATTTTTTTCCCCGTAAAATTTTGCTTCAAAGCTTGTTATACTATCTTTTTTATAAAAGTATGCGATAATTGTCCAATATTCTTCAGGAATAAAATTTTGTATTTCTTTTTCTCTATCTACGATAATACGAGTCGCAACTGATTGGACTCTTCCTGCACTTAGTCCCTTTCTAATTTTTTTCCACAAAAGTGGGCTTATTTTATAACCAACTAATCGATCTAATATTCTGCGAGCTTGTTGAGCATCTACGAGGTTTTTATCTATTTCTCTAATGTTTTCTAAAGAATTTTTTACAGCATTTTTAGTAATTTCATGAAATTCTATTCTACATTTTTCATTACCCTTCATATGAAATTGTTTAGCTAAATGCCATGATATAGCTTCTCCTTCTCTATCAGGGTCAGTAGCTAATAAAATTTTATCTGCCTTTTTTACTTCTTTCTTAATTTTCTCTAAGATAGGCCCTTTTCCTCTTATTGTAATATATTTAGGTTCAAAATTTTTTTCTATATTTATTCCTAATTGACTTTTAGGTAAATCTTTTATATGTCCCATAGTAGCTTCTACTTTATATCCCTTACCTAAAAACTTACTAATAGTTTTTGCTTTAGCAGGTGATTCAACAATTACTAAAGTTTTTGCCATATTTTTAACACCCCCATAACTTCTAGTTATCTATTATATCAGAACCATCCTATTAAAATAAAGAATAAGTATAGTATTTATAAAAATTACTTCTTTGAAAAATATATACAATTCTTTCTAATTTGAATTAATATGATAAAAGAAAAATTATTCTAAAATCATAGAATAGGTCTAAAAATAAAGCTCTATCTAAGAAATATCTGCTACTATGAAAATTATTTAATATAATACTCATTTTTATATTTTTTTATAAATCCCTTTAATTCTAATATTGTAAGACAACTGTTTACAACTGAAACAGGATAATTACATACTCGAACAATTTCATCACCATGAGTATACCCCAATTGTATTTTTTCTATAATTGTTTTTTCTTCTTTTGAAAGCCCTTGATATTTTAATTCTTGGCTTTGTTTACTTTTTTCATTTACCAAAGATATTTTAGACGATTTTAAATAAGGAATAAAATCTTCAATAATATCTTCTATACTTGTTACAACCTTAGCGCCTTCTTTTATTAGACTATTTACCCCTTTACTAGTAGGACTATCTATATTATTAGGAATTGCATACACATTTCTTCCTTGTTCTAAAGCAAATTCAGCTGTTATAAGAGAACCACTTTTTTCCCCTGCTTCTATTACAATGGTTCCCAAAGATAAACCACTAATTATTCTATTTCGTGCTGGAAAATTATTTGCTTTAGGCAAAGTAGAAAGAGGATATTCTGATAAAATAAGTCCTTTTGTTTCAATTTCTTTCATTAAATCACTATTCTCAATCGGATATATTACATCTACTCCACATCCTAATACTGCTATAGTTTTTCCATTTGCTTCCATGGCTCCTTTATGAGCATAAGTATCAATTCCTCTAGCCATTCCACTTATAATAGTAACTCCTAAAGAAGCTAATTCATAAGCAAGCTTTCTTGCTATCTTTAATCCATAATAGCTAGCATTTCTTGACCCTACTATACTAATTGCTATTTTATCTATTTCCATATTTCCTTTATAGTATAAAATGATAGGAGGATCATATATTTCTTTTAACAACATTGGATATCTATCATCTTTATACGTTAAAAAACCTATTTTTTGTTTTTTTAATTTATTTATATATTCCACTGTCTCTTTTAAATTTTTATTTTGTAATATTTTATTTATATCTGTTCTCCTAATATTTGGTATTCCATAAAATTCTATCTCCTTAGCATTGTAAACCTTTTCTATGCTTTTAAAATGTTCATAAAGATTCAAAAACTTTCTTGATCCAATTCCCTTAATCCTACTTAACCAAATCCAATAAATATCTTGTTTCATTTTGTTACTCCTCATATTTTAAAATAAATTATATTTTTACTTATTTTCTATACATTTTCTATACAATTTTATAAAATCCTTTTTTATTCATAATCTTTTATATTCTCTTCATTTTTATATTCTCTTCATAATAATCTTCTATTATTTGCACTTGTTTTTCATAAATAAATAAAATTTTATATCTTTAGCAGGAAACCTATCCTTCCATGTAGTAAATATTATATATATTACAAATGGGGGTCAAAATATGTTAGCAAAAATCAATAGTTGCGCTTTAGTTGGTATTGATGGACAAATAGTAGAAGTTGAAGTAGACATCTCTAATGGATTGCCATCTTTTGCATTAGTTGGATTACCTGATATAGCTGTAAAAGAATCCAAAGAAAGAGTATATTCTGCTATAAAAAACAATGGATTCGCATATCCTATGAAACATATTACTATAAATTTAGCACCAGCAGATTTAAAAAAAGAAGGGCCTGCCTATGATCTTTCTATTGCAATAGGAATATTATGTGCTTCAGAGCAAATACATACTATGGATCTTAAAAATACTGCATTTTTAGGTGAATTATCCCTAAATGGAGAGATTCGACCTGTTCATGGAGTTCTTTCTATGTGTATAGAATTACATAAAAATGGCATCCATAATCTTATTTTACCAGAAAAAAATGCATTAGAAGCTTCTTTAATAAAAGGATTAAATGTACTACCTGCTAATCATTTAATGGATGTGATTAAACATCTTAATAACGAAAAGTCTATCTCCCCAATGCATTCTAATATTAATTCTTTTTTTTATCAAAATAATCAATATTCCATGGATTTAAATGAAGTAAAAGGGCAGGAAAATGTCAAAAGAGCTTTAGAAGTAGCTGCTGCAGGTGCACATAATTTATTAATGATAGGTCCTCCAGGATCTGGGAAAACCATGATAGCCCAAAGATTACCTACTATTCTTCCTAATATGACCATAAAGGAATCCTTACAAGTTACAAAGATCTATAGCATTGCAGGTTTATTACAACATTCTACTCCTCTTATTACCCAAAGACCTTTTCGTTCTCCTCATCACACTATTTCTCCAGTTTCATTAGTTGGTGGCGGAAGAATTCCTAGACCTGGAGAAATTTCATTAGCACATTTAGGCGTACTATTTTTAGATGAATTACCTGAATTTCAAAGACGAGCATTAGAGGTATTAAGACAACCTTTAGAAGAAAAGAAAGTTACAATTTCTCGAGTAAATGCTACCTTAAGTTATCCAGCAAATTTCATGCTTATAGCAAGTATGAATCCTTGCCCTTGTGGTTATTATGGAGATGCTGATCATGAATGTAGTTGCAGTAGTCAACAAATTCATCGCTATTTAAATAAAATCTCAGGTCCAATGCTAGATCGCCTAGATATTCATATAGGAGTAAAAGCAACAAAGTATAAAAGCTTAGAGAACAATGTTAGCGGTGAAAGTTCTGAACAAATACGAAAAAGGGTAAACAAAGCTCGTTTCATTCAATTAGAACGTTATAAAAATAAAAATATTTTATTTAATTCTCATTTGACACCAAAAGATATTGAGAAATATTGCATATTAGAAAAAAAAGAAAACGAATTGATGAGAAAAGCCTTTGAAAGTTTACAATTGAGTGCAAGAGCCTATCATAAAATTTTAAAATTAGCGAGGACCATAGCAGATTTAGAAGAATGCGAAAAAATCAATATCTATCATTTAAGCGAAGCAATTCAATATCGTAATCTAGATAGAAAATTTTGAAGATTAAATTAATGAAATTAAGACTTTATTTTTTTCTCAAAAGATTACAGATGTTTATCAATTTTTCTTATTAAAATAAAGTGTGCATATAACATGAATAATATTCAAATATTCTCTATTAAGAAATAAAAAATGCATTTGAAATAACATGAATACTTTTTACTTTATGATCATGTTGCCATACCTCAACAATATCAAACCGGACATTTTCGTCATATAGATCATTTCTTTTAAGATAATACAATGCTGTCTTAACAATTTTCTTTTGCTTAGTTTTATTCACAGCCTGCCCAGGAGTACCATATAAATTATTTTTTCTTGTCTTTACTTCAATAAAAACAAGGGTATCTTTATGTCGAGCTATAAGGTCAATTTCACCGAATCTACATCTAAAATTAGACTGTATAATATGATATCCTTTCTTTTTTAAAAATTTTGCAGCTTCCCGTTCTCCCATTTTCCCAATTTTTATATGGTTATCCATTTTATTCCACCTTAACATTATTATTTGTTTTTAAGATATTTTTTAAAAATGATTTTCGATGAAGAAATGATATTCCAAAATTTTTAATTGCCCTGCAATGTTCTTCTGTTCCATAACCTTTATTTTTATCAAAAGCATATTGAGGAAATATTTTATGATATTCCTCCATAATTCTATCCCTTGTTACTTTGGCTATAATACTAGCTGCTGCAATGGAAATAGATTTACTATCCCCCTTTATAATAGATTTCTGAGAAATGGGAATATGATCACATTGCATTGCATCAATTAATAAAAAATCAGGTTTTTTATTTAAATTGTTAACAGCTATATACATGCTTTCTTTGGTTGCATCATAGATGTTTAATTTATCAATTCGTTGAGCATCGACAATTCCTATCCCAATATCAATAGCCACTTGCTTTATTTTATCATATAGAATTTCTCTCTTATGAGGTGAGATTTTTTTAGAATCATTAATATATAAAATATTACAATCTTCGGGTAATATTACAGCCGCACTAACTACTGGTCCAGCTAAGGGTCCTCTTCCTACTTCATCTATTCCTGCAATTAGACGGTATCCTCTTTCTATAATTTTCTTTTCATAGTATTTCATTTTATCTAGTCTCTTTAATTCTTCTTGATAAATTTTGAATTTTCTTTGTAAAGTAATCACTAGTTTTTGTACAGACTTTCTCTGATCTTTTTCTAGTTCTTCTATTACTTGTGGATATTGTTCTAAAGGAACTGATTTAATATATTTTTTTATTTGTAATAAAGTAAATTTCTCAAATTCCAAAAAATCCCTCCATAATAAAAATTATAAACTTAATTTATTAAATTATTTAATTATAAATTAAGTTTTATCTGGTCTCTCTAAAGAAATTTTTCCTATTTTACCTTTTCTAAATTCATCTAATATCATTTCTGCTGTTCTCTGATAATCTAATTCGCCACCTTTTATAATGAATCCCCTTTTAAGAGCTATTTCATTAAAAATTTCAAGAGTTCCTTTTGATAAATTATTTATCTTATACCTTCTCTTTATTAAATCACCATAATTTTGTGTTAAAAAAGTTAATAAATGAAAAGCTAATTGTTCTTGATCTAAAATTTCATCTTTAATAGAACCAATCCAGCCAAGTCTTAGCCCTATATTTTGATCATCAAACTTAGGCCAAAGTATTCCAGGCGTATCTAATAATTCTATTTTTTCATTTATACGAATCCACTGTTTCCCCTTAGTAATTCCAGGTTTGTTTCCTGTTTTTACACTAGTTTTTCCTACTATTCGATTAATAAAAGTAGATTTCCCCACATTTGGAATCCCTATTATCATACAACGAATAGGTTTATTTTTTCTTCCTCTGTGAGCTAAGTATTCAAGTTTATCTTTCATCATTTTTTCTATTTTTTTTATTATTTCATCAATACCTTGGCCCATCATAGAATTAATCAATATTCCATTGCTATAATGAGTATTAAAAAAATTCTTCCATTGTTTATTAATTATTGGATCAGATAAGTCAGCTTTATTTAAAACTACCAATCGTGCTTTATGCTCAATCATCTCATCTATATCAGGATTTCTGCTACTAATCGGAGCTCTAGCATCTAATATTTCTATAACTATATCTACTAAACTTAAATTTTCTTTTATCAGGCGTTTTGTCTTAGCCATATGTCCTGGATACCACTGTATATTCATTCTTCTCACCTATCTTTATTCAAAGATCCTATAGAATCTAAAGGCCATATTCTAAAAATAGCCTTTCCTTTTATATTTTCTTTTTTTAAAAATCCAACATCTATATATCTACTATCTCGACTATTATTTCTATTATCCCCTAATACAAAAAAACTATTTGAAGGAACTACTACTGGTGGAAAATCCATCATTTTCTTTTCATAAATATAAGGTTCCTCTTTTTTTTCTCCATTAATGTATAAATAATTATTTTTTATTTCAACAGTATCTCCTTCTTTGGCTACAATTCTTTTTATAAAATCAACACTAGTGTCTGATGGATAAGCAAAAGTTACAATGTCTCCTACCTCAGGTTCATGAAAAATATAACTAATTTTGTTTACAATTAATCGATCCTTGTGATGAAGAGTAGGATACATAGAATTTCCATCCACTTGAATAATCTCAAAGAAAAAAAACTTAATGATAGAAGCAATTATAACGGCTATTATAATTGCTTCTATCCATTCTAAACATTCATTTTTTCGTTCTTTTCTAGTTATCAATTCTATTACCCTCTTTAAATCATTTTTAATAAATATTATATTTATACTATTTCTATTTAATACTATTTCTATTTAATACTATTTCTATTTATCCTATTTAAAAATTATTTTTTGTTTTTTATTATAAAAATCATAAGGGACTATTTGCAGTCCCTTATTTTCTTTCTTTTACTTTTGCAGCTTTCCCTACACGATTACGAAGATAATTCAATTTTGCTCTTCGAACTTTTCCTCTCCGTACTACTTCAATTTTTTCAATTCTTGGTGAATGGAGCGGAAAGGTTCTTTCTACTCCTACTCCATAAGAGATCTTTCTAACAGTAAAGGTTTCTCTAATTCCACCATTTTGTTTTTTTAAAACAATACCTTCAAAAACTTGAATCCTCTCTCTTTTTCCTTCAACAACTTTAGCATGAACTTTTACAGTATCACCCACATTAAATTGAGGAACATCTTTTCTTAATTGTTGTTGTTCAATAAGTTGAATTGCATTCATTCATATACCTCCTTCCTTACTAGACGTTCTTACTCTTATAGAATAGAGGACCGCCCGGGATAACATTAAAATTATATCATACGTAAATTCTAAATACAATAAAATTACTTATTTTTATCATATTCCTCTAATATTTTTTTTTCTTCTTCACTCAAAGAATATTTATAAAAAAGATCTGGCCTTCTTTTTTTAGTTTTTAATAGCGCTTGAAATTTTCTCCACTTTTCTATTTTTTTATGATCTCCTGACAATAATATATCTGGAACCTTCTTTCCTAAGAAATCATAGGGTCTAGTATACTGAGGAAATTCTAATAGACCACTTGAAATAGAATCTTCCCGGCAACTATTACTATTTCCTAACATTCCAGGTAACAATCTAGATATACAATCTATCATTACCATTGCAGGCAATTCTCCTCCTGTTAATACATAATCTCCTATAGATATTTCATGAGTAACTATATTCTGAATGATTCTTTCATCTATTCCTTCATAATGTCCACATAAAAAAATAATTTGAGGATATTTAGATAGTTCCATAGCCATTTCTTGATTAAAAATATTCCCTTGAGGAGTTAAATAA is a genomic window of Garciella nitratireducens DSM 15102 containing:
- the codY gene encoding GTP-sensing pleiotropic transcriptional regulator CodY, which codes for MATLLEKTRRINNQLTDRKAISFMELAKILSEVLDANVYIASRKGKLLGYAFTENYECEVSDETLNEDNEQVKFPEKFNEKLLSIRQTDANISDENPICVYNNEKCKYDNRYATYVPINGGGERLGTLVLAKFNQEFTEEDLVLAEYSATVVGMEILRVKSEEMEEDARKKAVVQMAINTLSYSELEAIEHIFKELDGEEGLLVASKIADRVGITRSVIVNALRKFESAGVIESRSLGMKGTYIKILNDKLLGELEKIISKS
- the dprA gene encoding DNA-processing protein DprA, with amino-acid sequence MKQDIYWIWLSRIKGIGSRKFLNLYEHFKSIEKVYNAKEIEFYGIPNIRRTDINKILQNKNLKETVEYINKLKKQKIGFLTYKDDRYPMLLKEIYDPPIILYYKGNMEIDKIAISIVGSRNASYYGLKIARKLAYELASLGVTIISGMARGIDTYAHKGAMEANGKTIAVLGCGVDVIYPIENSDLMKEIETKGLILSEYPLSTLPKANNFPARNRIISGLSLGTIVIEAGEKSGSLITAEFALEQGRNVYAIPNNIDSPTSKGVNSLIKEGAKVVTSIEDIIEDFIPYLKSSKISLVNEKSKQSQELKYQGLSKEEKTIIEKIQLGYTHGDEIVRVCNYPVSVVNSCLTILELKGFIKKYKNEYYIK
- the ylqF gene encoding ribosome biogenesis GTPase YlqF, with amino-acid sequence MNIQWYPGHMAKTKRLIKENLSLVDIVIEILDARAPISSRNPDIDEMIEHKARLVVLNKADLSDPIINKQWKNFFNTHYSNGILINSMMGQGIDEIIKKIEKMMKDKLEYLAHRGRKNKPIRCMIIGIPNVGKSTFINRIVGKTSVKTGNKPGITKGKQWIRINEKIELLDTPGILWPKFDDQNIGLRLGWIGSIKDEILDQEQLAFHLLTFLTQNYGDLIKRRYKINNLSKGTLEIFNEIALKRGFIIKGGELDYQRTAEMILDEFRKGKIGKISLERPDKT
- the topA gene encoding type I DNA topoisomerase is translated as MAKTLVIVESPAKAKTISKFLGKGYKVEATMGHIKDLPKSQLGINIEKNFEPKYITIRGKGPILEKIKKEVKKADKILLATDPDREGEAISWHLAKQFHMKGNEKCRIEFHEITKNAVKNSLENIREIDKNLVDAQQARRILDRLVGYKISPLLWKKIRKGLSAGRVQSVATRIIVDREKEIQNFIPEEYWTIIAYFYKKDSITSFEAKFYGEKNKKLALKNKKEVQEIIQYLKKQEYIVDKIKKGTKKRNSPLPFTTSSLQQEASRKLNFTAKKTMNIAQQLYEGIQIKDEGHIGLITYIRTDSTRISKEAREECNKFIQKEYGKEYVGEDRKAKGKNNKIQDAHEAIRPSSVYRLPNSIKESLSRDQFKLYKLIWERFVASQMGPALYNTISIDIIAGKYVFRSSGSQLAFQGFMKIYVEGSDEEKEEKDILFPSIEEGEKLYVKKLLENQHFTSPPSRFTEATLVKTLEELGIGRPSTYAPTISTILSRGYVQKDKKYFIPTQLGELVTDLMKKYFTDIVDVDFTVDLEKKLDLIEEGKVDWHKIIKDFYYPFEKTLEYAEKEIGEIEIKDEETDIICEKCGRNMVIKHGRFGKFLACPGFPECRNTKPILKETGAFCPKCKGRIIEKKSKKGRIFYGCSNYPECDFMTWDKPTEKKCPICGNNVAERGSGKNKKVYCLKKDCTYEENKKQ
- a CDS encoding YraN family protein; translation: MDNHIKIGKMGEREAAKFLKKKGYHIIQSNFRCRFGEIDLIARHKDTLVFIEVKTRKNNLYGTPGQAVNKTKQKKIVKTALYYLKRNDLYDENVRFDIVEVWQHDHKVKSIHVISNAFFIS
- the tsf gene encoding translation elongation factor Ts translates to MISSALIKELREKTGAGMLNCKKALEETEGNIEKAVELLREKGLSAATKKSGRIATEGIVDSYIHLGGRIGVLVEVNCETDFVAKNEEFKSFVRDIAMHIAAAKPLYISKEEVPEEVIEKEKNILKNQALNEGKPEHIVGKMVEGRIKKYYQEICLLEQPFVKDPDKTIEDIVKEQISRMGENIKIRRFTRYEMGEGLEKKSENFAEEVKKQLSQE
- the rpsB gene encoding 30S ribosomal protein S2; translated protein: MALISMKQLLEAGVHFGHQTRRWNPKMAEYIFTERNGIYIIDLQKTVKKIEEAYNFLKQLAEEGKDVLFVGTKKQAQESVESEAKRAGVFYVNQRWLGGTLTNFKTISKSIEKLYKLEKMEEDGVFDVLPKKEVIKLKSERDKLEKFLGGIRDMKDLPGALFIIDPKKEKNAISEAKKLGIPVVAIVDTNCDPDEVDYVIPGNDDAIRAVKLLTSKMADAIIEGRQGEQFEDQTIEDNSKNEIMKEIEIENQENNVD
- a CDS encoding ribonuclease HII, which encodes MEFEKFTLLQIKKYIKSVPLEQYPQVIEELEKDQRKSVQKLVITLQRKFKIYQEELKRLDKMKYYEKKIIERGYRLIAGIDEVGRGPLAGPVVSAAVILPEDCNILYINDSKKISPHKREILYDKIKQVAIDIGIGIVDAQRIDKLNIYDATKESMYIAVNNLNKKPDFLLIDAMQCDHIPISQKSIIKGDSKSISIAAASIIAKVTRDRIMEEYHKIFPQYAFDKNKGYGTEEHCRAIKNFGISFLHRKSFLKNILKTNNNVKVE
- a CDS encoding YifB family Mg chelatase-like AAA ATPase, yielding MLAKINSCALVGIDGQIVEVEVDISNGLPSFALVGLPDIAVKESKERVYSAIKNNGFAYPMKHITINLAPADLKKEGPAYDLSIAIGILCASEQIHTMDLKNTAFLGELSLNGEIRPVHGVLSMCIELHKNGIHNLILPEKNALEASLIKGLNVLPANHLMDVIKHLNNEKSISPMHSNINSFFYQNNQYSMDLNEVKGQENVKRALEVAAAGAHNLLMIGPPGSGKTMIAQRLPTILPNMTIKESLQVTKIYSIAGLLQHSTPLITQRPFRSPHHTISPVSLVGGGRIPRPGEISLAHLGVLFLDELPEFQRRALEVLRQPLEEKKVTISRVNATLSYPANFMLIASMNPCPCGYYGDADHECSCSSQQIHRYLNKISGPMLDRLDIHIGVKATKYKSLENNVSGESSEQIRKRVNKARFIQLERYKNKNILFNSHLTPKDIEKYCILEKKENELMRKAFESLQLSARAYHKILKLARTIADLEECEKINIYHLSEAIQYRNLDRKF
- the lepB gene encoding signal peptidase I, producing the protein MITRKERKNECLEWIEAIIIAVIIASIIKFFFFEIIQVDGNSMYPTLHHKDRLIVNKISYIFHEPEVGDIVTFAYPSDTSVDFIKRIVAKEGDTVEIKNNYLYINGEKKEEPYIYEKKMMDFPPVVVPSNSFFVLGDNRNNSRDSRYIDVGFLKKENIKGKAIFRIWPLDSIGSLNKDR
- the rplS gene encoding 50S ribosomal protein L19, whose translation is MNAIQLIEQQQLRKDVPQFNVGDTVKVHAKVVEGKRERIQVFEGIVLKKQNGGIRETFTVRKISYGVGVERTFPLHSPRIEKIEVVRRGKVRRAKLNYLRNRVGKAAKVKERK